In Silene latifolia isolate original U9 population chromosome X, ASM4854445v1, whole genome shotgun sequence, the following proteins share a genomic window:
- the LOC141618496 gene encoding copper transporter 5.1-like → MEDQRLSFLAMVVAPLHQQPSITVSVIPRLGTRVGKWVIVATTVLVGLNSGIAYMLMLAVMSFNWGVLIAIVLGFGVGYFLFTAKKYEALIVDDTCASS, encoded by the coding sequence ATGGAAGATCAACGACTAAGCTTCTTAGCCATGGTGGTTGCGCCGCTTCATCAACAACCATCGATCACGGTCTCAGTCATTCCGCGACTTGGAACTCGGGTGGGTAAATGGGTCATAGTTGCTACAACGGTGTTGGTGGGACTGAACTCTGGGATTGCGTATATGTTAATGCTTGCAGTGATGTCGTTTAATTGGGGAGTTTTGATTGCGATTGTATTGGGATTTGGTGTTGGATATTTCTTGTTTACGGCTAAGAAATATGAAGCTTTGATTGTTGACGACACTTGTGCTTCTTCTTGA